The following is a genomic window from Arthrobacter sp. NicSoilB4.
ATCTGCCATACATCTGGGCAGTCATTTTCTTCCAGCTCGCCTCCACCATCGCGGCGCTGTACCTTCCCAGCCTGAACGCCCAGATCATTGACGAGGGCGTCTCGCGCGGCGATACGGACTACATCTGGCGGACCGGCGGCGTGATGCTTGGCGTGGCGCTGATCCAGGTCGCCACCGCGATCGCGGGGGTGTACTTCGGGTCCAAGGCCGCCATGGCGTTCGGCCGCGACCTGCGCCGCGGCGTGTTCCGCAAGGTCACTAGTTTTTCCGCGAAGGACGTCAACGTTTTCGGCGCCCCCACCCTGATCACGCGCGGCACCAACGATGTCCAGCAGGTGCAGATGCTCATGCTGATGGGCCTGAACTTCATGGTGGCCACCCCCATCATGTGCATCGGCGGCATCTTTATGGCCCTTCGCGAGGACCTCAACCTGTCCTGGCTGGTCTGGGTCTCCGTGCCGGTGCTCATCGTGGTGGTGGGCTACCTCGTGGTCCGCCTGATGCCGCTCTTCCGGTCCATGCAGGTCAAGATCGACCGGCTCAACGGGATCCTGCGCGAGCAGATCATCGGCATCCGCGTCGTCCGCGCCTTCGTGCGCGAACCCCACGAAGCCGAGCGGTTCGGCGCGGCCAACAAGGAACTGACGGACGTGTCACTGAAGATCGGCTCGCTCTTCGTGCTGATGTTCCCGGCCATTGGCATGATCCTGCACATCTCCACCGCCGCAGTGCTCTGGTTCGGCGGCCAGCGGGTCGACGCCGGTGAAATGCAGGTCGGCGCGCTCACGGCCTTCCTGCAGTACCTGCTGCAGATCCTGATGGCGGTCATGATGGGTACCTTCATGGCGATGATGATTCCCCGCGCCTCGGTCTGCGCGGACCGCATCGGCGAGGTGCTCGACGTCGAACCCTCCATCCACGAGGCGCTCGCCCCCGTGGCGCCGGCTGAAAAGGCCGGCCGCGTCGAATTCCGGAACGTGTCGTTCGCCTACCCCGGCGCCGAAGCGCCGGTGCTCAGCGACATCAGCTTCACTGCCGAGCCCGGCCAGACTGTGGCGATCATCGGATCCACCGGTGCCGGCAAGTCCAGCCTGCTGGCCCTGCTGCCCCGGCTCTACGACGCAGCCTCGGGGGAGGTGCTGCTCGACGGCGTCCCGGTCACCCACCTGGACCGGGCTGAAATCACCCAGCGCGTCGCCATGGTGCCGCAGCGGCCCTACCTGTTCTCGGGGTCCATCGAGCACAACCTGCGCTTCGGCAAGCCCGAGGCCACGGACGAGGAACTCTGGGACGCCCTGACGGTGGCCCAGGCGGCGGACTTTGTGCGCGAGAAGAAGAACGGGCTCGGCTCCCGGATTGCCCAGGGCGGCACCAACGTCTCGGGCGGGCAGCGCCAGCGGCTCTGCATCGCGCGCGCCCTCGTCACCGAGCCCAAGGTCTTCCTGTTTGACGACTCCTTCTCCGCGCTCGATGTCGCCACTGACGCCAGGCTCCGCCGCGCGCTCAAGGCGAAGACCACCGATGCCACCGTGATCATTGTCGGCCAGCGCGTCTCCACCATCGCCGACGCCGACCAGATCCTGGTGCTCGACAACGGACGGATCGTGGACCGCGGCACGCATGAAGAACTGCTGGAGAGCTCCAGCACCTACCAGGAAATTGTCGAATCCCAGCTGACCGCGGAGGCAGTGGCATGAGCACCAAAGAGAACGTCTCGCCCGACTCCCGGAAGCGGAACTCCTCAGAGCCGGCCTCCACGGCGCCCGACTCGCAGACCCCCGAACCGCTGGTTCCCGAATCGCAGCTCTCCGGCGCGCACGTTACCGGCGCCGAGCCGGACGATGATGACTTCTATGAAGAGGAGTACCGGCCGGGCGAAGCCGACGGCGGCATGTTCGGCGACATTCCGGCCAAGAAGGCCCAGCACTTCTGGCCCTCCGCGAAGCGGCTGATGGGCCTGCTGAAGCCGGAGCGGGCCGGCATCATCGCCGTGCTTGCGATGGTGACGGTTGCCGTCGTCCTCAACGTTGTGGCGCCCCGGATCCTTGGCCAGGCGATGGACGTGATCTTCGGCGGCGTCATCGGCAAGCAGCTGCCGGCCGGCGGCACCAAAGAGCAGTTCGTCGAGGGCCTGCGCGCCCAGGGCCAGGACAACTTCGCGGACATGCTTGCCAAGATGGATGTCATCCCCGGTGTCGGCATCGACTTCCAGGAGCTCGCGTTCCTGATCAGCGTGGTTCTGGTGATGTACTTCGTCGCCAACATCTTCCTCTGGCTGCAGGGCTACGTCCTGAACATCCTGGTCATGCGGGTGGTCCGCCAGCTGCGCGACGACACGGAGAAGAAGCTCAACAGGCTCCCGCTGAACTACTTCGACACCCGGCAGCGCGGCGACATCCTCTCCCGTGTCACGAACGACGTGGACAACATCCAGCAGGCCCTGCAGCAGGCCTTCGCGCAGCTGGTGAACTCGGCGCTGACGGTGATCGGCATCGTCATCATGATGTTCATCGTGTCCTGGCAGCTGGCGCTGATTGCCCTGGTCGCACTGCCGCTTTCGGCTGTCGCCGCCGGCATCATCGGTTCCCGCAGCCAGAAGCTCTTCGCCGCCCAGTGGAAGAACACGGGCGAGCTCAACGGCCAGATCGAGGAGTCCTTCTCCGGCCACGACCTCGTCCGCGTCTTCGGCCGCGACGCCGACATGCTGGACCGCTTCGACGAGCGGAACGACGCCCTCTACAAGGCCAGCTTCGGCGCGCAGTTCGTCTCCGGCATGATCATGCCGGTCATGCAGTTCGTGTCCTACCTCAGCTACGTTGGAATCGCCGTCGTCGGCGGCCTCCGCGTCGCGTCCGGCGGGATGAGCCTGGGCGACGCCACCGCGTTCATCCAGTACTCGCGCGAGTTCACCCAGCCGCTGGGCCAGATGGCGGGCATGGCCAACATGCTCCAGTCCGGCGTCGCCTCCGCGGAACGCGTGTTTGAATTCCTCGACGCCGAGGAACAGGACGCCGAGACCGCCACCGAGCAGCTGCCGGCCAAGACCGACGGCCACGTCGATTTCCGCAACGTCACCTTCAGCTACACCCCGGACAAGCCGCTGATCGAGGACCTGTCCTTCACCGCAGAGCCCGGGCACACGGTCGCGATCGTGGGTCCCACCGGTGCCGGCAAGACCACCCTGGTGAACCTCGTGATGCGGTTCTACGAGCTCCAGGGCGGCAGCATCACCCTGGACGGCGTCGACATCACCCACCTGAGCCGTGCTGAGCTGCGCGCCAAGGTGGGCATGGTGCTCCAGGATGCCTGGCTCTTCGGCGGCTCCATCTACGACAACATCCGCTACGGCAAGCTGGACGCCACCGAGGAACAGGTGATGGAGGCGGCGAAAGCCACCTTCGTGGACCGCTTCGTCCGGGCCCTTCCGGACGGCTACAACACCGTCATCGACGAGGAAGGCAACAACGTCAGCGCAGGCGAGAAGCAGCTGATCACCATTGCCCGGGCCTTCGTGGCCAATCCGTCGCTCCTGATCCTGGACGAGGCCACCAGTTCGGTGGACACCCGCACCGAAGTGCTCGTGCAGAAGGCCATGGCCGCCCTCCGCACCGACCGCACCAGCTTCGTGATCGCCCACCGCCTCTCCACCATCCGCGATGCCGACACCATCCTGGTGATGGAGGCCGGCCGGATCGTGGAGCAGGGCGACCACGCCCAACTGCTGGACCTCAAGGGCGCCTACTACCGCCTGTACATGTCCCAGTTCGCCGGCGAGGACGCAGAGATGGCCTTCGCGGAAAACACGGCTGACGACGCGACGGCGGTACACAGCTGAGCGCCGCCGGCGCCGGGGCGGAGTCCGCAGAGTCTGTGTCCCGGCGCATCGAGGTGCAGATCCCGATGCGCTGGGGCGACATGGACGCCTACGGCCACATCAACAACGTCCAGATCGTCCGGATCCTCGAGGAAGCCCGCATCGCGGCCTTCGGCCCGCCGCGGGGCTCCGGGCTGCCGGGCATCGAGCCTCCGGTACCTCTGTTCAACGAGGTCCCGGAGGGGACGCTGGCGCTGATCGTGGAGCACAAGATCCGCTACGTCCGGACCCTCGAATACCGCAATGTGCCGGCCCTGGTGCAGCTGTGGATCGGCGCGGTGAAGGGTGCCAGCTTCGACATCCACTACCTCGTCCAGGACCCCGTCACCCGTGAGGACTGCGTTCGGGCCACGAGCCATCTGGCGTTCGTGGACGAGGCCACGGGGCGGGTGCTCAGGCTTACGCCGGAGCAGAAAGGGAAGCTCGCCCGCCTCACGCCGGTTCACTCCGGGTGAGCCAGCCCGTCCCAACGGGCAAGCGGAACCGGTCCTATGGCCTCTACCTCGCTCTTCGGATCGTCCCTAGAATGAACTGTCCGCGGGCAGTGAGCCCCGAAGCCAAGGAGCACAGATCATGGTGAACAAACGAGCACAGATGATTGCCAATAAGAGGAAGATGATCGCCCGGAAGAAGGCATGGAAGGACCTCTCGCCGACGGCGAAGTTCGGAACCATCGCAGCCGCCGTCGTCCAGCTCTCGCTGCTTGTCGCGGCCCAGACGGACATCACCCGGCGCCCCGCGGATCAGATCCGCGGCAGCAAGGCGATGTGGCGGGTTGCCACGCTGATCAACTTCGTCGGCCCGGGCAGCTACTTCACCTTTGGCGTCAAGCGGCATGCCGCAGCCAAGTAGGAACGGCTGAAGGGAGGGCAGGCCGCTCATTCGAACCTACTTCTCAGTAGCATCCGGGCGCCGCGTGATGCGGGTTGTCAGCTTAAGCCTGTAAATTGAAAGCATGACCCCATCCAAAAAGCCCGCCATGCACCGCGCCCTCGGCATCTCCAAGGAGATCGAAGACGCTGCGTGGTTTGTCTTGGGGCCAGGGCTGCACGGTAAACCGTCTGCCCTGGACGGACGCACCAAAACGTGGTCGGTGCAGGCCGCCGCGGAGCTGCTCGACCGCCTCGAACGCGGGGTCCCGGACCCCAAAGCCCCCATGATGACCAACCTGCGGCAGAACCTCCAGGACGCCTCCCGGGGCGCCAAGCAGTTGGCCGTGGAGCTGCTTTTCCTGCAGTCCCTGCCGCTGGCCCACGAGGTGAAATCACTCAAGGTCAAACGCGCGCGGGTGGCGGAGGCCGCGTCCTGGCTGGAGCCGCCGCTCGAACTGCCGGACGAGCTGTTCGCGGGCATGACGGATCACGGTGTCATCCGGGACCGCACCGCGGAGTTCAACTGGACCATCTGGGACCACCTGAAATGGCTCTGCCGGTTCGTGCAGCACGTCGCGCAGCGGCCGGCAGGCGCCGTCGCGGCGGCCGTCAAGGATCCGCTGGCCTTCCACCAGCTGGTGGCCGGCACACCCGATGACCAACCGGCCATCCGCCGCAGCATCGAGTTCCTGGTCTGGCCCAGCTACTTCGAGCCGGTCGTGGCCGACGTCGAGCGCCAGGAAATCCGCGACGCCTTTGCCTCCCTGGTGGGCGGGGCGAAGGGCGACACCGACGAGGAAATTTCCGCGGACATCCACCGCATCCGGCTGCACCTCGACGAGCAGGCCGGCCAAAGGATCGACTGGTACTCCCGGCAGCTCGTGAGTCAGTGGCGGAAGGTCGGCGACCCCGGCCGGCGCGCCTGGCTGCTGCGCACCCACCACGACAACGCCGAACTCCTCGGCACCTGGCAGGCCGAGGAATCGGTGACGCTCGACGTCGAGCACCTCCGCCTGCTGGACCCCGGCGTCACCGCCGGGCTGGTCCAGCACGCCGTGGACGAGGACTACAAGCACCTCGGCTACGTCGAACGTGAGGACACCAAGACGGCTGTGTTCGCCTTCCTGACCGTGATGAAGCCCGGCGACCTGACGCTCTACCAGAGCTCCGGCACCGTCCGGGTGGGTGTGGTCCTCGGCGAGCCTGAACACCACGAGGACAACCGCCGGCTGCGCCGCAAGGTCCGCTGGTTCGACGAAACCCACGACATGACTGAACTGCCCCGCCACGTGCAGCGGCAGCTGGCCACCTCCGGCATCATTGTGGACATCACCCGCGTCATCCAGGCCCTCGAAGCGCTGCTGCCCGCCGAAGCGGAAGCTGAGCCCGGCGACGACAACGAGCCGGCCGCCGTCGTCGAGCCTGCCTGTGAAGGGTTCCGCCCGCTGACACCGGAGTTCGCCGCGTCCCTGCACATGGACCTGGAGCCGCTGCAGGAGATCGCCGAACTGCTGGAGGAGAACCGCCAGCTGGTGCTGTACGGTCCGCCCGGCACGGGCAAGACTTACCTTGCCAAGCACCTGGCCGCCCAGCTCGCCGGTGACACCACCGACGAACGCGTCAAGCTGGTGCAGTTCCACCCCTCGTACGCGTACGAGGACTTCTTCGAGGGTTTCCGCCCGGACAAGACCGAGGAAGGCCAGGTGTCCTTCAAGCTTGTGGCCGGGCCGCTGCGCCGGATCGCGGAAGAGGCGGCCAAGCCCGGGAATGAGAGCAAGCCGTACTTCCTGATCATCGATGAAATGAACCGGGCGAACCTCGCGAAGGTGTTCGGCGAACTGTACTTCCTGCTCGAATACCGCGACGACCGGATCTACCTGCAGTACAGCCCCAACGAGCCTTTCACGCTGCCGGACAACCTCTACATCATCGGCACGATGAACACCGCCGACCGGTCCATTGCGATGATGGACGCCGCCATCCGCCGCCGCTTCTCCTTCATTGAGCTGCACCCCAAGACGGAGCCGGTGAAGGGCTCGCTGCTGCGGTTCCTGCAGGCCCGCGACCTGGATACGACGCCGGCCCTGCTGATGGACGCGCTCAACGACGCCATCGACGAGTGGGACCGCGACCTCATGATCGGCCCGTCCTACTTCATGAAGAAGTCCGCCCAGACGCCCAAGGGCCTACGCCGGATCTGGAAGTACGAGCTGATGCCGCTGCTGGAGGAGCACTACCATGGCCAGCTGAACCGGGCCCAGCTGGAGGAGCGGTTCGGACTGGACCCGCTGCTTGACCGCCTTGCGCGCGTCTAGCCAGCCGAAGCCGGCCAGCCACGGCGCACCGGGTTCGCAGCCGGTCCGCCGGATCGTCCTCGACGAGCTCTCCGGCGGCGTCGTCGACCGGCTGGACCCGGACAGCGCGGCCTACCTCAACGGCAGCGGACTGGCCAAGGCCTCGCCGATGGGCATGGGCCTGTACCGGATCGAGCCCGTGGGGAAAGTCGGTTCGGTGCGGACGCCGACGGTGCAGCTCGAAGTACGGCCCAAAGAACGGCTCGGCCTTGACCGGCTCCTGTTCCTGCTCGGCTACGCCGGCGACCAGGGCTTCCGGGAGGATTCCGTCGCCGCGGTCGAGGAGGCGGATCTGTGGAGTGCGCTGGCGGAGTCGCTGGCACAGCTCTCGGACCGTGCGCTCAGCCGCGGCGTGTTGCAGGGCTACCTGAACGTCGACGAATCGTTGCGGACGGTCAAGGGCCGGATCCGCATTTCGGACCAGATTTCGCGCCGGCCCGGGATGCTCGTGCCGCTCGAGGTGTCTTACGACGAGTTCACCGAGGACATCGCGGAGAACCGCATCCTGCGGGCGGCGCTGGAACGGATGTCCCAGGTCCCGGGGGTGCGGCCCGAGGTGCTGAGCCGGCTCCGCCAGCTCAAGGGCAAGCTCGCCGCCGTGACCCGGCTGCAGTCCGGCGCTCCCTTGCCGGCGTGGCGGGCCAGCCGGATGAACACCCGGTACCAGGCTGCACTGCGGCTCGCCGAGGTGATCCTGCGCCATGCCTCGGCGGAGGCCGGCGACGGCACGCAACAGTCGGCGTCGTTCGTGGTGGACATGTCCGTCGTGTTCGAGGACTTCGTCGGCACAGCGCTGCGCGAGGCCATGGCGGCGTACCCGGGGGAGATGCGGCTGCGGTACAACGCCCTGCTCAACGAGGCCGTCCGCGATTCGGACCGGATCGTCGTGCAGCCCGGGGCGGTCCACCTGCTGGGAGGACGGCCGGTGATGGTCTACGACGCGAAGTACCAGGCCGCGGCCGACGCCGGGGCGTCACTCTCGGGGGACCACTACCGGATGCTGGCGTACTGCACGTCCCTGCGCGTGCCGACAGCCTGGCTGGTGTATCCGGGCGCCGGAGAGATCAAGCTGCGCCGGATCCTCAACACTGACATCGATGTTGTGGAGTTCCCGCTGGACCTGTCGAGGCCGCCGTCGGAAATCCTGGCATCCGTCGCGGACCTGGCACAGCAGTCCTGGGGCGAAGTGGTGCGTCAGGCGACCATCAGCCGCTGACTTACTCCCTGGCGGGTCGCGGCTAGCCGGCTTCCTGCTCCACGGAAACAGACAGAAGGTGGTTCAAAAGCGCCTTTTCCGGCTGGCCGGGGTTGTTGGCGACATGCCAGCGAAGTTTCTCGCGCACGTGCGCCTCTTCGGGCTTGGTGTCGGAGAGAATCGCATCAATGATCGTGGATACCTGTCGACGCAGGGGTTCGAGATCTGGATCGACCGCGGGGGACCGCCGGTACTCCTGCGGCCGAAAATCAGGGGATGATTTCGAGGGTCGAGCGATAGTCCTCGGCATTTTGGTGGACCTCAGCAAGTGCGGCATCTGGCGCTCTCCCGTTGAGTAGAAGTACGAGTAAGTGCGGACCCGATAGAGTCCTTGTCCCCAGATTCGGATATTACCCGAGGCAGAACAGTCTGTCTCGTATGGACGCAAAGAGATTCTTATGTCGCTCTCAGCTAGTTCCGGAGTTTCAGGACCGCGGCCGCGTGGTGCGGCCGACGGCGGATCTGCTGTGCCCGGGGTCCGGGACCGTATTCTCGCGGCCGCCTACGAACTCTTCTCCACCCGCGGCGTCCGCAGCGTTGGCGTTAACGAACTGATCAGCCGCTCGGGCGTGGCGAAGGCCAGCTTCTACCGGCATTTCGCTTCCAAGGATGAGCTGGTGCTCGCCTTCCTGGCGCGAAGGGACCAGCAATGGACCCTGGACAAGATTGTCTCCGAAGCGCTGCGGAGGGGAACCAAACCCGAGGAGCAACTGCTGGCGATCTTCGATGTATTCGCCGACTGGTTTGCGCGCGAGGACTTCGAGGCGTGTTCGTTCGTCAACGTGCTGCTTGAGATGGGACCCCGGCACCCGCTGGGCAAGGCCAGCATCGACTACCTCGCGAAGATCCGTGGACACGTGCAGCACCTTGCGGAGCAAGCGCGGCTCAGGGATCCGGAGGAATTTTCCCGGTCCTGCCACATCCTGATGAAGGGCTCGATCGTTTCAGCCGCCGAGGGGGACCTTGCCGCTGCCGGCCGCGCCCGTCAAATGGCCGGTTGGCTGATCGACCACCACCGGGTCTAGTCTTCGAGGCCGGCAGCGGGTGCTTCTGCGGCGAGCGGTGCTGTGACAGGACGTGCTGCGGCACGTGGTTCTGCTGCGGTGGTGTGCGGGCTGCTGGCCAGCAGGAACTCGTCCAGTTGCCTTTCCAGCGCGGAAAGATCCTTGAGCCCGCACTCCCAGACGGTGAGGACTTCCCAACCCATGCCCGCCAGCTGTGCACGCTGCAGTGCATCGCGGTTCCGCGTTCTGGTGCGTTTGGTCTCCCAAAACTCAGCGTTCGCCTTGGGTGCGTGCTGCCCCACCCGGCAGTCATGGAAGTGCCAGAAGCAGCCGTTGACGAAGATGACTTTGTGGCGGCCGGCGAAGACCAGGTCCGGGTTGCCAGGCAGGCGTCCGCCCCGGGCTGTACCGTGCAGCCGGTAGCGGTAGCCCTTGGCGTGCAGCAGCTTCCGGACCAACAGTTCAGGCTTGGTGTTCTTCCCGCGGATGCGGGACATGTTCCAGCTGCGCCGCTCGGGTGTCAGCTTGTCCGCCATGAATTAAGTCTAGGCGGCGGGGCTGGTTCGTATGCCGGCAGGGCCTGTCGGACCGTGTGGGAAGGCGCCGTGTGGGAAAGGGCCGTGGAGCGCCCGACGGCGGTGGCCAGGTCGGGCAGGCGGCGTTGCCGCCGTCGTACGGCTGCTAGATCTCCCGCTCCGGATGCTCGCCGAACTGGAAGTGGCGCCCGCTGACCGTCGTGGGCTCGATCTCGACATAGAAGTCCTTCAAGGTGGGCACCCACGGCTTGAGCCCCAGGGCCTCTGCGTCCGCGATGTCTGCAGACTGGTCAAGCACCCGGGCTGTGCCGCGAAGGACCACCGACCAGGCCTCGTCGGCGAGAATGCCGTCAGTTTCGAACAGCACCTTGGCATTGATGGTCAGTTCGGCGAGTTTGTTGCCGGGAGCCGTCCGGAGGTAGAGCTTCCGGCCGCTCGCGGCGTAGTTCACCGGGAAAATATCGGGTTCGCCGCCCACGATGACCACGAGCCGGCCGTGTTTGGTGGCCTCAATGAGCTTCCAGCACTGATCGTCATCGAGTACGAGGATGGGGTCGTCATCTGCATGTTCGAACATCATGGGTTCATTGTTCTGGGCCATGTAGAAAAGCGCCAGAGTCCTGCGCCGGGAAATCGGTGTGAGGCGGGGTCAGGCGAACGCCTGTGGATAACCTTGATGCCCGAAATGTGATGTCGGTTACCCTTAAGGCATTGTTTGGCTGCAGGCGTCTTGATTTCTATCGGGGGGAATAGCTGACCATGACATCTCGCACTTTTTTCGGCCGCCGCAGACGCATGTACGCCCTCCTGGTTGCGATGACCCTGTTGCCTGTCACAGCCTGCACCGGCGGAGGAACCACTCCAAGTGCATCGGCCGCCCCTGCGACTTCGAGCCCGGCCGCTTCGCCCACCCCCACTGCCACCCCGACGCCGACGGCCAGCTACAAGCCGGCGGACGCCTCCGGCAGGGCGCAGAACGTCCCAATTCCGGTGCTGCCCGAAGCCGCGAAGGCGGAGACGAAGGAGGGACTCGAAGCGTTCGCGCGGTACTGGTTTCAGCTGCTTAGTTACGGGTACGAGACGGGGGACGTATCGCGGATTGTGGATATCACGAGTCCGACTTGTCGAGCCTGCGAGCGGGCAAAGGCGGTCATGACAGGTTGGAACGACGAAGGGAGATGGCTTGTTGGCGGCAAGGTGGATACGCCTTCTGTCAGCACGACGTTTATCGTGGCACCCGATGGGAACTATCAGGTCGCTGTCCAAGGGTCACAAGCGTCGATTTCCTACTACAACGCGGACGGGACACTGCATCAAGCCGCACCAAAGCCCGAGGATACGGGCAATCTCATGCTCGCGGTTTTCCGCGATGGCGCCTGGTACGTAAATAACATTCAGCCAATAGTCGGCTAGCCAATGAAAGCGTCGTGGTGGTTCCGACTGGTCTGGCCGGCGGCACTAGTCGCAGGCCTGGTAGGACTACCCGTGCCAGCGTTTGGTGCCACTGACTCGCCGCCTATAACCGGCGACTGGGGTGAGGACACTGTCGATGTCGGTGGCTGGGCGATCGACGCGGGCACTGGTCGATTCGTCTGGGCTGGGCCGGGGACAGTACGTGCCGACCCAAACCAATACAAGTACGAACTTCAGTGCCACTTGGGCGGCGGCGACTTCGACACGGACTGCCTTGCTGTCCTCGTGGATTGCAAGAATGGCCCCGACGGAAAAGAAGGAATCCCGGTCGTCTGGCTGAAAGCGCCGGCGGGAGTGCCGAATCCAACCTGGACTTTTCACTCGGGACCCACGTGTCTCTTCGACCCGAGGCCTGAGGACTTGCTCCCCAGGATCGCCGCCGTGATCCAAACGGAGTTCCAGCGGCTACCGATCGCGGCAGGATCGGTCACAGCCCAGCCGAGCCCGCACACACTCAGGGGCGCCGAAACTAACTTCTTCGCTGAAGCCGTGGAGCAGAAATTCGACGTCACCATTCTGGCCCAGAAAGTCCACGTCGTCGCCAAGCCCGTCCAATACACCTGGAGTTACGGTGACGACACCTCGCTGGGACCCCAGACTGCCGCCGGCGGACCCCTGCCGCAGGACCGCTGGGGCGAAAAGACCGCCACCAGCCACGTCTACACCCAGACTGGTGATTTCCCCGTGGTGCTGACCACCCACTTCCAGGGGACCTACTCTGTCAACGGCGGCCCGCCGTTGCCCTTGCCCATCCCGGGCCAGGGGCAATTCAATGCACCCCCGCAAACTGTGAGCGTCTGGCGTTCCATCACCCGGAACTACGCTGACGACTGCCTCCGCAACCCGCAAGGCCAAGGCTGCCCCGGCGTCGCACCTCCGGCCCCCTGACCCGGGCGGTCCGTGACAATCCCACCCTCCGGGAACCACACTGGGGGTGACGGCCACTTTCTCTGACAATCCAACGACATGCCGTGGATGAGCCTGTTCGGGCGCATCCACGGCCCGGAGTGCGAAGGCAGAACACCATGAAAGCAGCACGATTCCATGCCCGTGAGGACCTCCGGATCGAAGATATTCCGGTGCCGGAGCTGCGCCCGGGGGCGGTGAAAATCGCCGTCGCCTGGTGCGGGATTTGCGGCACGGACCTCCACGAATTCCTCGAAGGCCCCATCTTCACACCCCCGCCCGGAAGCCCCCACGTTCTTTCCCACGAAGCCGCCCCGGTGACCCTGGGACATGAATTTTCCGGCACGGTCGAGGAACTGGGCGAGGGCGTGACCGGGCTCGCCGTCGGGGACAGTGTCGTGGTTGAGCCGTATATCGTCTGCAACGAATGCGGCCCGTGCCTCAGCGGTCACTACAACCTGTGCACCAAGCTGGGCTTCATCGGCCTGGCGGGCGGCGGCGGGGGCCTGAGCGAGACGATCGTCGTCGACACCCGCTGGGTTCACCCCGTCGGCGACATCCCGCTCGACGAAGCCGCCCTCATCGAGCCCCTCGCGGTGGCCTATCACGCCGTCGGGCGCAGCGGCGTCAAAGCCGGGGACGCCGCCGTCGTCGGTGGTGCCGGCCCCATCGGGCTGCTGACCGCAGCGGTCCTCAAGGGCCTGGGCGTCACCACGATCGTCACCGAGCTGTCGGCCGCGCGGAAGGACAAGGCGGTCTCCTCGGGGGTCGCTGACCATGTTCTGGACCCCAGCTCGGATGACGTCAAGGCGCGTGTGCTGGAACTGACTGAGGGGGCAGGGGCTGATGCAGCCTTTGAATGTGCCGGCGTGAACGCCGTGCTGGACACCATGCTCGACGTCGTCCGGCCGGCCGGTGTCGTGGTCAACGTGTCCATCTGGGGACATCCGGCCACTGTGGACATGCAAAAGGTGGTCCTGAAGGAAATCGACCTGCGCGGCACCATCGCCTACTGCGGCGACCACGCGGCCGCCATCAAGCTCGTCCAGGACGGGAAAGTCGACCTGAAACCCTTCATAACGGGACGAATCGCCTTGGATGACCTCGTGGACAAGGGCTTCGACACCCTGATCAACCACAACGACACAGCGGTGAAGATCATCGTCCACCCGTAGTGATCCGAGTCGCACATGGAATAGTTGCAGGCGCCTTGCAGTTGGCGCATACAGACCTCAATGTCTTGTGAAAGGAACTGCATGCTGTTTTCTCCCATGACCCTCGGCGAGCTGGAACTGCCCAACCGACTCGTGATGGCGCCGCTGACCCGCGTCCGCTCCGGCAAGGAAGGCATCCCCGGGCCTCTCGTGGTCGAGCATTACCGGCAGCGCGCGTCGCTTGGACTGATCGTCAGCGAGGGAACCTATCCCAGCCGGGCCGGCCAAGGATTCCCGGGCCAGCCCGGCCTGGTGACCGAGGAACAGCTCAAGGGCTGGGCCAACGTCACGTCCGCCGTGCACGCCGAGGGCGGCCGCATCTTCGCCCAGGTCATGCACGCCGGACGCGTCACGCATGAAGACACCAACGGCGGCCACGAAGTGGTCGCGCCCAGCGCCATCGCGATCGACGGCCAGACCCGC
Proteins encoded in this region:
- a CDS encoding AAA family ATPase, which encodes MTPSKKPAMHRALGISKEIEDAAWFVLGPGLHGKPSALDGRTKTWSVQAAAELLDRLERGVPDPKAPMMTNLRQNLQDASRGAKQLAVELLFLQSLPLAHEVKSLKVKRARVAEAASWLEPPLELPDELFAGMTDHGVIRDRTAEFNWTIWDHLKWLCRFVQHVAQRPAGAVAAAVKDPLAFHQLVAGTPDDQPAIRRSIEFLVWPSYFEPVVADVERQEIRDAFASLVGGAKGDTDEEISADIHRIRLHLDEQAGQRIDWYSRQLVSQWRKVGDPGRRAWLLRTHHDNAELLGTWQAEESVTLDVEHLRLLDPGVTAGLVQHAVDEDYKHLGYVEREDTKTAVFAFLTVMKPGDLTLYQSSGTVRVGVVLGEPEHHEDNRRLRRKVRWFDETHDMTELPRHVQRQLATSGIIVDITRVIQALEALLPAEAEAEPGDDNEPAAVVEPACEGFRPLTPEFAASLHMDLEPLQEIAELLEENRQLVLYGPPGTGKTYLAKHLAAQLAGDTTDERVKLVQFHPSYAYEDFFEGFRPDKTEEGQVSFKLVAGPLRRIAEEAAKPGNESKPYFLIIDEMNRANLAKVFGELYFLLEYRDDRIYLQYSPNEPFTLPDNLYIIGTMNTADRSIAMMDAAIRRRFSFIELHPKTEPVKGSLLRFLQARDLDTTPALLMDALNDAIDEWDRDLMIGPSYFMKKSAQTPKGLRRIWKYELMPLLEEHYHGQLNRAQLEERFGLDPLLDRLARV
- a CDS encoding McrC family protein produces the protein MVLDELSGGVVDRLDPDSAAYLNGSGLAKASPMGMGLYRIEPVGKVGSVRTPTVQLEVRPKERLGLDRLLFLLGYAGDQGFREDSVAAVEEADLWSALAESLAQLSDRALSRGVLQGYLNVDESLRTVKGRIRISDQISRRPGMLVPLEVSYDEFTEDIAENRILRAALERMSQVPGVRPEVLSRLRQLKGKLAAVTRLQSGAPLPAWRASRMNTRYQAALRLAEVILRHASAEAGDGTQQSASFVVDMSVVFEDFVGTALREAMAAYPGEMRLRYNALLNEAVRDSDRIVVQPGAVHLLGGRPVMVYDAKYQAAADAGASLSGDHYRMLAYCTSLRVPTAWLVYPGAGEIKLRRILNTDIDVVEFPLDLSRPPSEILASVADLAQQSWGEVVRQATISR
- a CDS encoding very short patch repair endonuclease is translated as MADKLTPERRSWNMSRIRGKNTKPELLVRKLLHAKGYRYRLHGTARGGRLPGNPDLVFAGRHKVIFVNGCFWHFHDCRVGQHAPKANAEFWETKRTRTRNRDALQRAQLAGMGWEVLTVWECGLKDLSALERQLDEFLLASSPHTTAAEPRAAARPVTAPLAAEAPAAGLED
- a CDS encoding DUF6318 family protein, which produces MTSRTFFGRRRRMYALLVAMTLLPVTACTGGGTTPSASAAPATSSPAASPTPTATPTPTASYKPADASGRAQNVPIPVLPEAAKAETKEGLEAFARYWFQLLSYGYETGDVSRIVDITSPTCRACERAKAVMTGWNDEGRWLVGGKVDTPSVSTTFIVAPDGNYQVAVQGSQASISYYNADGTLHQAAPKPEDTGNLMLAVFRDGAWYVNNIQPIVG
- a CDS encoding pyridoxamine 5'-phosphate oxidase family protein, whose amino-acid sequence is MMFEHADDDPILVLDDDQCWKLIEATKHGRLVVIVGGEPDIFPVNYAASGRKLYLRTAPGNKLAELTINAKVLFETDGILADEAWSVVLRGTARVLDQSADIADAEALGLKPWVPTLKDFYVEIEPTTVSGRHFQFGEHPEREI
- a CDS encoding TetR/AcrR family transcriptional regulator, coding for MSLSASSGVSGPRPRGAADGGSAVPGVRDRILAAAYELFSTRGVRSVGVNELISRSGVAKASFYRHFASKDELVLAFLARRDQQWTLDKIVSEALRRGTKPEEQLLAIFDVFADWFAREDFEACSFVNVLLEMGPRHPLGKASIDYLAKIRGHVQHLAEQARLRDPEEFSRSCHILMKGSIVSAAEGDLAAAGRARQMAGWLIDHHRV